The following DNA comes from Deltaproteobacteria bacterium.
CACGGCCCGCGCGGAAAGCTCCGGCGGCCAGCCCGCGATTTCGCGCTGCTCGCGCTCCGGGCGACGCGCGATGTCGGCGGTCGCGCGCGGGATGTGGAGAAAGCCGAACGGAATTCTTCGATCAGCACGGGCCAGATGGTGCGCCGCGGCGTACATCACCGCGTTGCACACGAAGGTCCCCGCCGAAACGGACAGCACGGCGGGGAGATTCGCGGCGTGCAATCGGTCGAGCAAATTGCGATCGCCGCGAAACGCGCTCCAATATGCCGCCGGTCCCCCGCGCACGATTTCCACGCCGTTCGCCACGCGCCCCGCGTTGTCGGGCCGCCCGGGCGCGTCGATCCAGTTGATCGCGATCTGCTCCAGACGCACGCACGGCGTGGGTGCGACACCCAGGCAGAGGGCCATGTCCGGTCGCGCGTTTCGCAACA
Coding sequences within:
- a CDS encoding pyroglutamyl-peptidase I is translated as MTAPRLLVTGFDDFGDVSPNASAEVVRLLPGLFADGQFDLHTEILPTQYASATKRIAALLRNARPDMALCLGVAPTPCVRLEQIAINWIDAPGRPDNAGRVANGVEIVRGGPAAYWSAFRGDRNLLDRLHAANLPAVLSVSAGTFVCNAVMYAAAHHLARADRRIPFGFLHIPRATADIARRPEREQREIAGWPPELSARAVRVIADHWRNWRKRTRRAGA